A region from the Bacteroidota bacterium genome encodes:
- a CDS encoding N-acetylneuraminate synthase family protein: MFTFNYNKPLVVAEIGCNHLGDFEIAKELIRLAKECGADYAKFQKRNPKELLGEDQFNAPHPEPWQSYGESYGKHREFLEFNIQQHAQLKKYAEEIGIQYAVSVWDVTSANEIISINPEFIKIPSACNNNFALLKLIRDNYKGDIHISVGMTTSDEIEKIIIFFEENNNAKNRIVLYSCTSGYPITFKEICLLEINKLYEKYDTRVKEIGFSGHHLGIAADIAAYTLGARWIERHFTKDRTWKGTDHAASLEVPGLQKLVRDLEHVHEALIYKEKEILDIELPQRNKLKKSN; encoded by the coding sequence ATGTTCACATTTAATTATAATAAACCGCTGGTAGTTGCAGAAATTGGCTGCAATCATTTAGGTGATTTTGAAATAGCTAAAGAATTAATTCGACTGGCAAAAGAATGTGGTGCCGATTATGCGAAATTTCAGAAAAGAAATCCGAAAGAACTTTTAGGTGAGGATCAATTTAATGCTCCGCATCCGGAACCATGGCAAAGTTATGGGGAAAGTTATGGTAAACACCGTGAGTTTCTTGAATTCAATATTCAGCAACATGCACAACTTAAAAAATATGCTGAAGAAATCGGAATTCAATATGCTGTTTCCGTTTGGGATGTAACAAGTGCAAATGAAATAATATCAATTAATCCCGAATTTATTAAAATACCGTCTGCATGCAATAATAATTTTGCACTTTTAAAACTAATTCGGGATAATTATAAGGGCGATATACATATTTCCGTGGGAATGACCACCTCTGATGAAATTGAAAAAATAATTATATTTTTTGAAGAAAATAATAATGCAAAGAACAGAATCGTGTTATATAGTTGTACAAGCGGCTATCCCATAACTTTTAAAGAAATATGTTTGTTGGAAATAAATAAACTCTATGAAAAATACGATACAAGGGTAAAGGAAATAGGGTTTAGTGGTCATCACTTAGGTATTGCAGCAGATATAGCTGCCTACACGCTTGGAGCAAGATGGATAGAAAGGCATTTTACAAAAGACAGAACCTGGAAAGGAACTGATCATGCGGCAAGTTTGGAAGTACCGGGGTTGCAGAAATTGGTTCGGGATCTTGAACATGTACATGAAGCCTTGATATATAAAGAAAAAGAAATTTTAGATATTGAATTACCACAAAGAAATAAATTAAAAAAATCAAACTAA
- a CDS encoding acylneuraminate cytidylyltransferase family protein, whose product MKILAIIPARSGSKGLPGKNIKPLLQHPLLAYSILAAQQSKLINRITVNTDSDQIAEIAKQYNAEIPFMRPAELAQDLSTDLDVFKHQLEWMKNTEGYVPDIVVQLRPTSPVRFANWIDEAIEKLISSDADSIRVVTESPLTPFKMWLINNNNDGAMEPLVSVKNIIEPYNQPRQSLPIVYWQIGTLDVIKTKTILEGGSMSGKKILSYIVDKKYAIDIDDVASFYKAEELIQYNECIKFDE is encoded by the coding sequence ATGAAAATACTGGCAATTATCCCGGCTCGTAGCGGAAGTAAAGGACTTCCGGGAAAAAACATCAAACCACTTCTGCAACATCCGCTTTTAGCATATAGCATTTTGGCAGCACAACAAAGCAAATTGATAAACCGAATTACAGTAAATACGGATAGTGATCAAATTGCTGAAATTGCTAAACAATACAATGCAGAAATTCCATTTATGCGACCTGCAGAACTAGCACAGGATCTATCCACCGATCTGGATGTTTTTAAACATCAACTGGAATGGATGAAAAATACAGAAGGATATGTTCCGGATATTGTAGTTCAGCTTCGCCCCACTTCACCGGTGCGTTTTGCAAATTGGATAGATGAGGCAATAGAAAAATTAATATCAAGTGATGCTGATTCCATAAGAGTAGTTACAGAATCCCCACTCACACCTTTTAAAATGTGGCTTATTAATAATAATAATGACGGAGCTATGGAGCCACTGGTATCAGTAAAAAATATTATTGAGCCCTATAACCAGCCACGACAAAGTTTACCGATTGTATACTGGCAAATAGGAACACTGGATGTTATAAAAACTAAAACAATTTTAGAAGGAGGTTCTATGAGTGGAAAAAAAATACTTTCATACATAGTTGATAAAAAATATGCGATAGATATTGATGATGTTGCGAGTTTTTATAAAGCGGAGGAGTTGATCCAATATAACGAATGCATAAAGTTTGATGAATAA
- a CDS encoding Gfo/Idh/MocA family oxidoreductase, with the protein MNKESLILIIGAGSIGERHIRNLWQFGYRNMIVFRQRNLPFREIGEAQVTVSLNWEEVINKKPFAAFICTPTSQHLEQVKNCLQNNMHVFVEKPLSHNLENIEELKSIASNSIKLLQIGFMMRFHPLILKVKNYIEDKTFGNLISTASHWGSYLPDWHPWENYKESYAANKSLGGGVALTLCHDIDVAIWLSGSAVKKFETIKSHSNELDINAESVADIKINFESGVISNIHLNYLDNPPIRKYTWQFENANLELDYFANRLSINPEQNIGAVQEIKLESFDRNQMFLAEINSFFNNIEIKNNNTQYSLNQIIESELLISICNYAD; encoded by the coding sequence ATGAATAAAGAATCACTCATTTTAATTATAGGTGCGGGATCTATAGGTGAAAGGCATATCCGTAACCTATGGCAGTTTGGATATCGCAATATGATTGTATTCCGTCAGAGAAATTTACCATTTCGGGAAATTGGTGAGGCCCAGGTTACTGTTTCGTTAAATTGGGAGGAGGTAATAAACAAAAAACCTTTTGCAGCATTTATTTGCACACCCACTTCTCAGCATTTGGAACAGGTAAAAAATTGTCTGCAAAATAACATGCACGTATTTGTGGAAAAACCACTTTCGCACAATTTAGAAAATATAGAAGAACTTAAATCGATCGCTTCAAATTCCATTAAATTATTACAAATAGGATTTATGATGCGATTTCATCCACTGATCCTTAAAGTAAAAAATTATATCGAAGATAAAACGTTTGGAAATTTAATTTCTACCGCTTCACATTGGGGAAGTTATTTGCCAGACTGGCATCCATGGGAAAATTACAAGGAATCGTATGCAGCAAATAAATCACTAGGAGGCGGAGTAGCACTAACTTTGTGTCACGATATTGATGTTGCCATTTGGTTATCAGGGAGTGCGGTCAAAAAATTTGAAACCATCAAATCTCATTCAAACGAGTTGGATATTAATGCCGAATCGGTTGCTGATATCAAAATTAATTTTGAAAGTGGTGTTATCTCAAATATTCATTTAAATTACCTCGACAATCCACCAATCAGAAAATATACCTGGCAATTTGAGAATGCCAATCTCGAACTAGATTATTTTGCAAATCGATTGTCGATCAACCCTGAGCAAAACATAGGTGCTGTTCAGGAAATTAAACTCGAATCTTTCGATAGAAACCAGATGTTTTTGGCTGAGATTAACAGCTTTTTTAATAATATTGAGATTAAAAATAACAATACTCAGTATTCTCTAAATCAAATCATCGAATCCGAATTATTAATATCAATTTGTAATTATGCCGACTAA
- a CDS encoding class I SAM-dependent methyltransferase, with the protein MPTNYTCMICGTTNFSIPYANDFSVIECKKCRYGIIDPVPSSEELDRLYNSPQYFSTHMHTNYEELNEQKLEEAIQKEGIFHFHYLNKILKQSSSVLEIGPGYGLQLKHLANAGYKVKGLETSANAAAFIKNKLGLAVEHSSLENSEDKNMYDVLMMNHVLEHFTDIQHAMQKVKTLLKPGGHLYLRVPNHDSFDRRKMGNKWPAYLPFHISYFSKKSLKILLAKQNFEIINIEEYISDEFLKNIPIYIKKPLKLLMFILGISPFLNGRTITIIAKKHA; encoded by the coding sequence ATGCCGACTAATTATACTTGTATGATCTGTGGGACTACTAATTTCAGTATTCCATATGCTAATGATTTTAGCGTAATTGAATGTAAAAAGTGCAGATATGGAATAATTGACCCTGTACCTTCATCAGAAGAACTTGATAGGTTATATAACAGTCCGCAATATTTTAGCACCCATATGCACACGAATTATGAGGAACTAAATGAACAAAAATTAGAGGAGGCAATTCAAAAAGAAGGTATCTTTCATTTTCACTACTTAAATAAAATATTAAAACAAAGTTCATCTGTTTTAGAAATTGGTCCAGGTTATGGTTTACAATTAAAACATTTAGCCAATGCGGGATACAAAGTAAAAGGATTAGAAACTTCCGCTAATGCAGCTGCCTTTATTAAAAATAAATTAGGACTGGCAGTGGAACATTCAAGTCTGGAAAATAGTGAGGATAAAAATATGTATGATGTGCTGATGATGAATCATGTTCTGGAACACTTTACAGATATACAGCATGCGATGCAAAAAGTAAAAACATTACTTAAACCCGGAGGACATTTATATTTAAGGGTTCCCAATCATGATAGTTTCGACAGGCGTAAAATGGGAAATAAATGGCCGGCGTATCTACCATTTCATATCTCTTATTTTTCGAAAAAGAGTCTCAAAATTCTATTAGCAAAACAAAATTTTGAGATCATAAACATTGAGGAGTACATTTCGGATGAATTTTTAAAAAATATACCAATTTATATAAAAAAACCCCTAAAACTTTTAATGTTCATTCTTGGAATTTCACCGTTTTTAAACGGTCGCACTATCACTATAATCGCAAAAAAACATGCATAA
- a CDS encoding SDR family oxidoreductase, producing MHNITIENKVVLITGAFGLIGKTISINFLHQGAKVILADIDQTKAEYISEELKTLNPLNYLIIPLDITNENSCEKALEESVKKFGKIDVLINNAALDAKFDKQNISEINHSRFENYPLELFKKSVDVNITGTVLVTQVMIRQMLKQGYGNIINVASTYSLVSPNQKLYDFGDGAIQYKPVDYIVTKSFIPNFTKYLATFYAADKIRCNAIAPHGIFNDHDEKFLQNFAALSPIGRMADKKEMTGPFTFLASDASSYMTGTTLVVDGGWTAW from the coding sequence ATGCATAATATCACAATTGAAAATAAAGTAGTATTAATTACCGGCGCTTTCGGTTTAATAGGGAAAACAATTTCAATAAATTTTTTACACCAAGGCGCAAAAGTAATTTTGGCGGATATAGATCAAACCAAAGCGGAATACATCTCTGAGGAACTAAAAACACTCAACCCCCTAAATTATTTAATAATACCCTTAGATATTACTAACGAAAATAGTTGTGAAAAAGCTCTTGAGGAATCAGTCAAAAAATTTGGTAAAATTGATGTATTAATAAATAATGCGGCGTTAGATGCCAAGTTTGATAAACAAAATATTTCGGAGATCAACCACTCACGTTTTGAAAACTATCCACTTGAGTTATTTAAAAAATCAGTGGATGTAAATATTACGGGGACTGTTTTAGTAACACAAGTGATGATCAGACAAATGTTAAAACAGGGCTATGGAAACATAATTAATGTGGCATCAACATATTCTTTGGTTTCCCCCAACCAGAAATTATACGATTTTGGAGATGGAGCAATCCAGTATAAACCGGTGGATTACATCGTAACAAAATCTTTTATTCCAAATTTCACCAAATATCTGGCAACATTTTATGCCGCTGATAAAATCAGATGTAATGCAATAGCACCTCATGGCATTTTTAATGATCACGATGAAAAGTTTTTACAAAATTTTGCTGCTTTATCACCAATTGGAAGAATGGCTGATAAGAAGGAGATGACAGGGCCTTTCACATTTCTGGCATCGGACGCATCGAGTTATATGACAGGAACAACTTTGGTTGTAGATGGAGGTTGGACAGCATGGTGA
- a CDS encoding HAD hydrolase family protein, translated as MTTKIKLFLTDVDGVMTDAGMYYTESGDEFKKFNTHDGMAFNLLREAGIKTGMITTETTTIVERRAKKLKVDYLYQGAGFTGKLQAASEICEKENISLMEVAYIGDDINCIELLQAVGLAACPSNSTFKVKAIKGIIHLKKSGGDGAIREFVDEYILNE; from the coding sequence ATGACAACTAAAATTAAATTATTTTTAACTGATGTAGATGGTGTTATGACTGATGCCGGAATGTACTATACGGAGAGTGGTGATGAATTTAAAAAATTTAACACTCATGATGGGATGGCGTTTAATTTACTTAGAGAAGCTGGAATAAAAACCGGAATGATCACAACGGAAACTACAACAATTGTAGAACGAAGAGCAAAAAAACTAAAAGTGGATTATTTATATCAGGGAGCCGGGTTCACAGGAAAACTTCAGGCTGCAAGCGAGATCTGTGAAAAGGAGAATATTTCGTTAATGGAAGTTGCTTACATAGGTGATGATATAAATTGTATTGAATTATTACAAGCAGTTGGCTTAGCGGCTTGTCCTTCAAACTCTACATTTAAGGTAAAGGCAATTAAAGGTATCATACATTTAAAAAAGTCGGGTGGTGATGGTGCTATAAGGGAATTTGTAGATGAATATATCCTAAACGAATAA